A stretch of the Candidatus Methylomirabilota bacterium genome encodes the following:
- a CDS encoding DnaJ C-terminal domain-containing protein, whose protein sequence is MEYKDYYKILGVGKTADEKAIKTAYRRLARKYHPDVAKGKDSASRFQEVSEAYEVLGDPEKRKRYDTLGPDWQRFAQAGAGARSPHEGAPFGQGEVHFGSGGAGGGFSDFFRTIFGDVGSGGFRRGGRITEVDFEDLGNLNFGRDFGGGADRGGDAEAGIELSLDEAFRGTRRTISLELDEPCATCGGAGHVNRKPCSQCHGTGWARGRRNLEVKVPAGVTTGSRVRVAGEGPGGAAGGGRGDLYLNVTVRSDPRFERKGDDLHVAVEVPAHDAALGTELSVPTLKGQVSMKIPPETSSGRTFRLPGYGMPHLKGGGAGDQFVRVEVTIPAGLSPRERELYQELKNLRTEGTR, encoded by the coding sequence ATGGAATACAAGGACTACTACAAGATTCTCGGGGTCGGGAAGACCGCCGACGAGAAGGCCATCAAGACGGCCTATCGGCGGCTCGCGCGCAAGTACCATCCCGACGTGGCCAAGGGTAAGGACTCGGCGAGCCGCTTCCAGGAGGTGTCCGAGGCCTACGAGGTGCTGGGCGACCCGGAGAAGCGGAAGCGCTACGACACACTCGGCCCCGACTGGCAGCGCTTCGCCCAGGCGGGCGCGGGGGCCCGGTCGCCGCACGAAGGCGCTCCCTTCGGACAGGGCGAGGTCCATTTCGGAAGCGGCGGCGCCGGCGGGGGATTCTCCGACTTCTTCCGCACGATATTCGGCGATGTGGGCAGCGGCGGATTCCGACGGGGGGGTCGCATCACCGAGGTGGACTTCGAGGACCTCGGCAACCTCAATTTCGGGCGGGACTTTGGCGGCGGCGCCGATCGCGGCGGCGACGCCGAGGCGGGCATCGAGCTTTCCCTCGACGAAGCTTTCCGCGGCACGCGCAGAACGATCTCGCTCGAGCTTGACGAGCCCTGCGCGACGTGCGGGGGCGCCGGCCATGTCAATCGCAAGCCCTGCTCCCAGTGCCACGGCACGGGATGGGCAAGAGGGCGGCGCAACCTCGAAGTCAAAGTCCCGGCGGGCGTGACCACGGGCTCGCGCGTACGCGTGGCCGGCGAGGGACCAGGCGGGGCCGCGGGCGGTGGACGCGGCGACCTCTATCTGAACGTCACCGTAAGGTCCGATCCGCGCTTCGAGCGGAAGGGCGATGATCTGCACGTGGCCGTCGAGGTGCCCGCTCACGATGCTGCTCTCGGCACCGAGCTGTCCGTCCCCACCCTCAAGGGACAGGTGTCGATGAAGATTCCGCCCGAGACCTCGAGCGGCCGGACGTTCCGGCTGCCCGGCTATGGCATGCCGCACCTCAAGGGCGGCGGGGCGGGCGATCAGTTCGTGCGGGTGGAGGTGACCATCCCCGCGGGGCTGTCCCCGCGGGAGCGCGAGCTCTATCAGGAGCTCAAGAATCTACGGACCGAGGGGACGAGATGA